The genomic segment GGAGACAACGTCTCGCTGGAGGGAACGCTGATCCAGCCGATCGCGATGGAAGAGGGGCTGCGGTTTGCGATCCGAGAGGGCGGCCACACCGTGGGAGCGGGAGTCGTCTCCGCGGTTATCGAGTAGGTTTAGTACCGGAGGATCGTTCTATGCGTAAGGAAAAGGTCAGGATTCGGCTGAAGGCGTTTGACCATCGGATTCTGGATCAGTCGGCGGAGCGGATCGTAGAGACGGCCCGCAGGACGGGTGCGCGTATCTCC from the Armatimonadota bacterium genome contains:
- the tuf gene encoding elongation factor Tu (EF-Tu; promotes GTP-dependent binding of aminoacyl-tRNA to the A-site of ribosomes during protein biosynthesis; when the tRNA anticodon matches the mRNA codon, GTP hydrolysis results; the inactive EF-Tu-GDP leaves the ribosome and release of GDP is promoted by elongation factor Ts; many prokaryotes have two copies of the gene encoding EF-Tu), which encodes GDNVSLEGTLIQPIAMEEGLRFAIREGGHTVGAGVVSAVIE